Within the Macaca nemestrina isolate mMacNem1 chromosome 5, mMacNem.hap1, whole genome shotgun sequence genome, the region AAAGCCCTATAAGTAGCAGAAATCCGTTGTTTACTTCCGACACATTTCTGGTGTTAAAGATGCCTGAGCCAGCCAAGTCTGCTCCCGCCCCGAAGAAGGGCTCCAAGAAGGCGGTGACCAAGGCGCAGAAAAAAGATGGGAAAAAGCGCAAGCGCAGCCGCAAGGAGAGCTACTCTGTTTATGTGTACAAGGTGCTGAAGCAGGTCCACCCCGACACCGGCATCTCTTCCAAGGCGATGGGGATCATGAATTCTTTCGTTAACGACATATTTGAGCGTATCGCGGGGGAGGCTTCCCGCCTGGCGCATTACAACAAGCGCTCGACCATCACCTCCAGGGAGATTCAGACTGCCGTGCGCCTGCTTCTTCCCGGAGAGCTGGCGAAGCACGCCGTGTCGGAGGGCACCAAGGCCGTCACCAAGTACACCAGCTCCAAGTAAACTTTTCAAGTAAGCCTCTTAACACTTAACCCCAAAGGCTCTTTTAAGAGCCACCCACATACCCACTAAAAGAGCTGTGGCCTGACGCCAAAGTTTTATTTGGCGGCGGAAGAATATTAGGGATTGGAGAAGGGTGGGGACAAGTTCTACAACTTAGAGAGGGACAAAGGGGCCTGAGCCTGGAAGAAACCAGCCACTAAAAATGGGTTTGGGGTCAATTCGTTGCGCTTAAATTTAAAATGGAGACATGCGGCCATTTTGCTAACCCCGCGTTCCCGGAAGAAACTTCAGGCTCGCGTGGGTTTCGGACCCAGTTGTCTGTCCCTGTTTACGTCGCCTAGATCAACGGCTGCCGTAAAGTCATAATTTCGACATCAGTTTCTAGCCAATAGGCTGTCCTGTCAGTTTTAATATTAACCAATAGAGAGAAAGCTGGTTTGAAGCCCTTATTTACATAGCGGACCGGAGTGGAAACCTGGGGAGTAACTGGCTAAGGAAGGACACCCCCCTCTGTTTTCGTGGCGCACACCTTCGTAATATACTGAAGGCTGTGTCTCCTTGGTTTCCAACTGCCCCGGTAATAAAGTCCTTTAACATAATACGTGTCGGTTTTGATAAGAGTAAGGCAGTAAGAACCTAAAGATGTAAGCACCGCGCCAGATGTTGCTTCAtacattttattctattcaaCTGGTTTATTCAAGATTCAAACCAAATTTTACTTGAATCCCAGTGCTCAGCCATAAATGGTGTGTTGCCTGATTGAAACTTAAAATCTCTGTAGGGGGCTTGTAACCTGCAGAAAAGGTTGAAAGTTGCTTTAGAAGAAGCCAACTCTAACTTGGGTAAATTGACAAGCATTCGAACACTGAACTGAAGGCCAGTAAGGACTAGGCGCTGGTTGGGAGAATGAAGAGGAGACGCCATTAAACTTAGCACATACACTGTGTCTCCTAGAAGACCTTCCCTTCCTAGACAACTGCAGGCCGCTTTATGGCCTGGGAAATACCACATTCCCTTAAGTATTTTACTCATGGTCTTTTCCAGGCAAAGATTTTAAGATGAAAGTTTAGAAGTAGTTTACCTATCTTTTTATTCAAGTCTAGAACACGTTTGTAGCACCTTGAAGTGAAGTTTGCTTTCTCCATTAAAAACTGggaatatacaataaataaaattagtgttAAAGCAgatttttacaaatttaaatacCGTGTAATTTAGGTTACAAAGTTATTTAACATAAGGACTGTGTGATCTTAAATCTGCAATTTCTTTCACAACTGGAAAATAAACTAAGGCCTCTCTTTGGTGTCAGACAAGGTCTTATAGTTGAACCCTGCTGTGCAATCACAGGCTGCCTTGCCTAGATAACTTATCTGAGAAATTCTGATGAGAAATGAAATTTCCGGAGTCCCTCACAagtaaattttcttcttcttcttcttttttttttttttttttttttttgagacggagtttcgctcttactgcccaggttggagtgcaatggcgcgatcttggctcacagcaacctccacctcccgggttcaagccattctcctgcctcagcctccggagtagctgggattacaggcatgcgccaccacaccgggctaattttgtatttttactagagacgagtttcttccatgttggtcaggctggtctcgaactgaggacgtcaggtgatccgcccaccttggcctccggaagttctgggattacaggtgtgagtccccgCGCCgtacctaaatttttttttttatgcctcTAATGGACCTGGTCAAAGACCTATTCACATTCAGACTGACCTCTCTTCTACCTGTCAACTAACTAATCAGTGTAACCAAAATCTGCAAGCAAAATTCAGTATTCCCAAGCTGATTCTTTCCCCGCCTTTTCCCCTTTATCTTACGTAAATTATGTTTTTGCCTGTGTTAGATGAAATAATTCTATTGCTTGTTCTCTCTTCTGTACAAGTACACAGTAAGCAAATCATTAACTTCTTGgtcatttatttctgaattttccacCAAGACAGTGTTTATGTGAGTCATACAATAAGAACCAACAGAAATGTGTGTCGTGGAAACATCTTGTCTAGCCCTGAACCTTTTGAGTTTTCTGTTCACATTCCTTTGGCTTTTGCATCCTGAAAGTTTATCGTCCGCGATAAACTTTGGTTATTCTATTTGAACTTGGCTGATTGGTTGCATATTGGTAGCAGTAGTAGAATTTGAATTATGGTTTTCTGGTCACATCATTAAGTGATTAGTCAGTGGAGAGGACAGGAAATCTGGTTTATTTATTAACCTTTTTTTGGGGTGTTTTTGTTTGAAGATGTCGATATTCTCTCTGAGAACACAAGGTTAGAGAGttggtgtttttctttctggctttATATGGGATTTGATGTTTTGTGCTTGTATGCCTCTTTCTACCTTCGAAAACTTGTCTTTTTTGAGTCCAAATAGTTGTCGATATCTGCAAAACCAGTATTCCTGTGTTAAGATGATATGAAT harbors:
- the LOC105482579 gene encoding histone H2B type 1-C/E/F/G/I, which translates into the protein MPEPAKSAPAPKKGSKKAVTKAQKKDGKKRKRSRKESYSVYVYKVLKQVHPDTGISSKAMGIMNSFVNDIFERIAGEASRLAHYNKRSTITSREIQTAVRLLLPGELAKHAVSEGTKAVTKYTSSK